The following are from one region of the Cervus canadensis isolate Bull #8, Minnesota chromosome 21, ASM1932006v1, whole genome shotgun sequence genome:
- the MCAT gene encoding malonyl-CoA-acyl carrier protein transacylase, mitochondrial isoform X1 translates to MSVRVARAARAWARSVSGRHGSSNWPRPPPAAVDVAALLREATAADGGSRDAEAAAGRREPGQCSVLLFPGQGSQVVGMGRGLLRYPRVRELYDAARRVLGYDLLELSLRGPQEALDRTVHCQPAVFVASLAAVEKLHHLQPAVIENCVAAAGFSVGEFAALVFAGAMEFSEGLYAVKIRAEAMQEASEAVPSGMLSVLGQRQSKFAFACLEAQEHCRTRGIENPVCEVSNYLFPDCRVISGHLEALQFLQKNSSKYHFRRTKMLPVSGGFHTSLMEPAVEPLARVLKAIDVKKPLVSVHSNVDGNKYTHARHIQKLLVRQLVSPVKWEQTMHAIYERKKGTAFPQTFEVGPGKQLGTILKSCNLQAWRSYSHVEVLEADEDPEQPL, encoded by the exons ATGAGTGTCCGGGTGGCGCGGGCCGCCCGGGCCTGGGCCCGGAGCGTGAGCGGCCGCCACGGCTCCTCGAACTGGCCACGGCCTCCGCCAGCTGCTGTGGACGTGGCGGCGCTGCTACGAGAGGCGACCGCGGCGGACGGAGGGTCCCGGGACGCGGAGGCTGCGGCGGGACGGCGGGAGCCGGGCCAGTGCTCTGTGCTGCTCTTCCCCGGCCAGGGCAGCCAGGTGGTGGGCATGGGCCGCGGGCTGCTCCGCTACCCGCGCGTCCGCGAGCTTTACGACGCCGCCCGCCGCGTGCTCGGCTACGACCTGCTGGAGCTGAGCTTGCGCGGGCCGCAGGAGGCCCTGGACCGCACCGTGCACTGCCAGCCCGCTGTCTTCGTGGCTTCGCTGGCCGCCGTGGAGAAACTGCATCACCTGCAGCCGGCG GTCATTGAGAactgtgttgctgctgctggaTTCAGCGTGGGAGAATTTGCAGCCCTAGTGTTCGCTGGAGCCATGGAGTTTTCTGAAG GTCTGTACGCAGTGAAAATTCGAGCTGAGGCCATGCAGGAAGCCTCGGAAGCCGTCCCCAGTGGTATGCTGTCCGTCCTCGGCCAGCGTCAGTCCAAGTTCGCCTTCGCCTGTCtggaagcccaggaacactgCAGGACTCGGGGCATAGAGAACCCCGTGTGTGAGGTGTCCAACTACCTCTTTCCTGACTGCAGGGTGATCTCAGGACACCTGGAG GCTCTGCAGTTTCTCCAGAAGAATTCCTCTAAGTATCACTTCAGACGCACCAAGATGTTGCCAGTTAGCGGTGGGTTCCATACCAGCCTCATGGAGCCGGCCGTGGAGCCCCTGGCGCGGGTGTTAAAGGCGATTGATGTCAAGAAGCCCCTGGTTTCCGTGCACTCGAATGTCGACGGGAACAAATACACGCATGCCAGACACATCCAGAAACTGCTGGTCCGGCAGCTGGTCTCCCCGGTGAAGTGGGAGCAGACGATGCACGCCATATACGAGAGGAAGAAGGGCACCGCGTTCCCCCAGACGTTCGAGGTGGGGCCCGGGAAGCAGCTGGGCACCATCCTGAAGAGCTGTAACCTGCAGGCCTGGAGGTCCTACAGTCACGTGGAGGTGCTGGAGGCCGACGAGGACCCAGAGCAGCCGCTGTAG
- the MCAT gene encoding malonyl-CoA-acyl carrier protein transacylase, mitochondrial isoform X2, with product MSVRVARAARAWARSVSGRHGSSNWPRPPPAAVDVAALLREATAADGGSRDAEAAAGRREPGQCSVLLFPGQGSQVVGMGRGLLRYPRVRELYDAARRVLGYDLLELSLRGPQEALDRTVHCQPAVFVASLAAVEKLHHLQPAVIENCVAAAGFSVGEFAALVFAGAMEFSEGSAVSPEEFL from the exons ATGAGTGTCCGGGTGGCGCGGGCCGCCCGGGCCTGGGCCCGGAGCGTGAGCGGCCGCCACGGCTCCTCGAACTGGCCACGGCCTCCGCCAGCTGCTGTGGACGTGGCGGCGCTGCTACGAGAGGCGACCGCGGCGGACGGAGGGTCCCGGGACGCGGAGGCTGCGGCGGGACGGCGGGAGCCGGGCCAGTGCTCTGTGCTGCTCTTCCCCGGCCAGGGCAGCCAGGTGGTGGGCATGGGCCGCGGGCTGCTCCGCTACCCGCGCGTCCGCGAGCTTTACGACGCCGCCCGCCGCGTGCTCGGCTACGACCTGCTGGAGCTGAGCTTGCGCGGGCCGCAGGAGGCCCTGGACCGCACCGTGCACTGCCAGCCCGCTGTCTTCGTGGCTTCGCTGGCCGCCGTGGAGAAACTGCATCACCTGCAGCCGGCG GTCATTGAGAactgtgttgctgctgctggaTTCAGCGTGGGAGAATTTGCAGCCCTAGTGTTCGCTGGAGCCATGGAGTTTTCTGAAG GCTCTGCAGTTTCTCCAGAAGAATTCCTCTAA